Proteins from a genomic interval of Stenotrophomonas sp. 24(2023):
- a CDS encoding protease modulator HflC yields MRNPIWIAVIVAAVLGLLGSVYVVREDQTAMVLNLGKVVRSDIQPGLHFKVPVVESVKVFDRRFQVLDTTPARYFTAEQKDVSVDFFAIGYISNVGDYFRATGGDPRIANARLAPIITDSLRNQINSRTLQQLVSGDRSELIAEQLKGINEAVAGLGMQMIDLRIKQVDLPTDSQVINDVYERMRAQRKQEAAKLRAEGEEQSLTIRAQADRESTVLIAEAERDAQRLRGEGDADAARIYGKAGSADPAFYAFYRSLEAYRGSMTDGNGVIVLDKNDPFLQYLKNDR; encoded by the coding sequence ATGAGAAATCCAATCTGGATCGCCGTCATCGTGGCGGCAGTGCTGGGCCTGCTGGGCTCGGTCTACGTGGTGCGTGAAGACCAGACCGCCATGGTGCTGAACCTGGGCAAGGTCGTGCGTTCGGACATCCAGCCCGGCCTGCACTTCAAGGTCCCGGTGGTGGAATCGGTGAAGGTGTTCGACCGCCGCTTCCAGGTGCTCGACACCACGCCGGCGCGCTACTTCACCGCCGAACAGAAAGATGTCAGCGTCGACTTCTTCGCCATCGGCTACATCTCCAACGTCGGTGACTACTTCCGTGCTACTGGCGGCGATCCGCGCATCGCCAATGCCCGCCTGGCGCCGATCATCACCGATTCGCTGCGCAACCAGATCAACTCGCGCACCCTGCAGCAGCTGGTGTCCGGCGACCGCAGCGAGCTGATCGCCGAGCAGCTCAAGGGCATCAACGAAGCGGTGGCGGGGCTGGGCATGCAGATGATCGACCTGCGCATCAAGCAGGTGGACCTGCCCACCGACAGCCAGGTCATCAACGACGTGTACGAGCGCATGCGCGCCCAGCGCAAGCAGGAAGCGGCCAAGCTGCGCGCCGAAGGCGAGGAGCAGTCGCTGACCATCCGTGCCCAGGCTGACCGCGAAAGCACCGTGCTGATCGCCGAGGCCGAGCGTGATGCCCAGCGCCTGCGTGGTGAAGGCGATGCCGATGCAGCGCGCATCTACGGCAAGGCCGGTTCGGCCGATCCGGCGTTCTATGCCTTCTACCGCAGCCTGGAGGCCTACCGTGGCTCCATGACCGACGGCAACGGCGTGATCGTGCTGGACAAGAACGACCCGTTCCTGCAGTACCTGAAGAACGACCGCTGA
- a CDS encoding DUF2065 family protein yields the protein MKDLFAAVCLVAVLEGLFLFVAPVAWRHMAERLMGLPSPALRSFGGLVLLAGLSLLWWVRH from the coding sequence ATGAAAGATCTGTTCGCGGCCGTGTGCCTGGTCGCGGTGCTCGAAGGCCTGTTCCTGTTCGTCGCGCCGGTGGCCTGGCGGCACATGGCCGAGCGCCTGATGGGCCTGCCCAGCCCGGCCCTGCGCAGTTTTGGCGGGTTGGTCCTGCTGGCGGGCCTGAGCCTGCTGTGGTGGGTCCGGCACTAG
- a CDS encoding AraC family transcriptional regulator, whose translation MRVEPADIEALFDAIPDVLFFMKDRQGRYTHVNQTMLRRLGLRSRKDVIGRTAAEIYPTGLSADYVDQDARVLGGAVIENLMELHLFANREPGWCLTCKRPLLVDGRIEGLIGISRDLGQKHSLGAQYEQLRLALAHLNAHYAENVRMQTLLDITGFSLSKLERSFRKVFQMTPQQVLTRLRIQMAMHLLHSNESIASIGQACGFTDQSAFTRKFKAETGVSPRAYRVRASEHATL comes from the coding sequence ATGCGTGTTGAACCCGCCGACATCGAAGCCCTGTTCGACGCCATCCCGGATGTGCTGTTCTTCATGAAGGACCGCCAGGGGCGCTACACGCACGTCAACCAGACGATGCTGCGCCGGCTGGGCCTGCGCTCGCGCAAGGACGTGATCGGCCGGACCGCGGCGGAAATCTACCCGACCGGCCTGAGCGCGGACTACGTGGACCAGGATGCGCGCGTGCTCGGCGGGGCGGTCATCGAGAACCTGATGGAACTGCACCTGTTCGCCAACCGCGAGCCGGGCTGGTGCCTGACCTGCAAGCGGCCGCTGCTGGTCGATGGGCGTATCGAAGGGCTGATCGGCATTTCCCGCGACCTGGGCCAGAAGCACAGCCTGGGGGCCCAGTACGAGCAGCTGCGGCTGGCGCTGGCCCACCTCAATGCGCATTACGCGGAAAACGTGCGCATGCAGACCCTGCTGGACATCACCGGGTTTTCCCTGTCCAAGCTGGAGCGCAGTTTCCGCAAGGTGTTCCAGATGACCCCGCAGCAGGTGCTGACCCGCCTGCGGATCCAGATGGCCATGCATTTGCTGCACAGCAACGAAAGCATCGCCAGCATCGGCCAGGCCTGCGGGTTCACCGACCAGAGCGCCTTCACCCGCAAATTCAAGGCGGAAACCGGGGTTTCGCCGCGTGCCTACCGCGTGCGCGCCAGCGAACACGCCACGCTCTGA
- the pilH gene encoding twitching motility response regulator PilH, producing the protein MARILIVDDSPSQLLGIQRIVEKLGHQILTATDGAAGVETAKAELPDLVLMDVVMPNLNGFQATRTLARDEATRHIPVILVTTKDQDTDRMWGMRQGAKAYITKPFSEDELSEVLERVFAGQG; encoded by the coding sequence ATGGCACGCATTCTGATCGTCGACGACTCACCGTCGCAGCTGTTGGGGATACAGCGCATCGTCGAGAAGCTCGGGCACCAGATCCTGACCGCCACCGATGGCGCGGCCGGGGTTGAAACCGCCAAGGCCGAGCTGCCCGACCTGGTCCTGATGGACGTGGTGATGCCCAACCTCAACGGCTTCCAGGCCACCCGTACCCTGGCCCGCGACGAGGCCACGCGGCACATCCCGGTGATCCTGGTGACCACCAAGGACCAGGACACCGACCGCATGTGGGGCATGCGCCAAGGCGCAAAGGCCTACATCACCAAGCCGTTCTCGGAAGACGAACTGTCCGAGGTGCTGGAGCGGGTGTTTGCCGGTCAGGGCTGA
- a CDS encoding peroxiredoxin, with product MTIHAGDRLPEVTLKRIRDGIQTLDTHALFEGRKVVLFAVPGAFTPTCSARHLPGFVARFEEFRRRGIEVYCMAVNDPFVMKAWATEQNVPEGLLMLSDGNAEFTRALGLQMDASASGMGIRSRRFALYVEDGIVREAWVEEPGKFEVSSADHVLEHLPT from the coding sequence ATGACCATCCACGCCGGCGACCGCCTGCCCGAAGTCACCCTCAAGCGCATCCGCGACGGCATCCAGACCCTGGACACCCATGCGTTGTTCGAGGGCCGCAAGGTGGTGCTGTTCGCCGTTCCCGGGGCCTTCACCCCGACCTGCTCGGCCCGCCACCTGCCCGGCTTCGTTGCCCGCTTCGAGGAATTCCGCCGCCGTGGCATCGAGGTCTACTGCATGGCCGTCAACGACCCGTTCGTGATGAAGGCCTGGGCCACCGAGCAGAACGTGCCCGAGGGCCTGCTGATGCTGTCTGACGGCAATGCCGAATTCACCCGTGCGCTCGGCCTGCAGATGGACGCCAGCGCCTCGGGCATGGGCATCCGCTCGCGGCGGTTCGCCCTGTATGTGGAAGACGGCATCGTGCGTGAGGCATGGGTGGAGGAGCCCGGCAAGTTCGAGGTGTCTTCGGCCGACCACGTGCTGGAGCACCTGCCCACCTGA
- a CDS encoding YhdH/YhfP family quinone oxidoreductase — translation MAIPAQFTAFRIENDEAGYRSGLVQLGLDALNPGEVVIRAQWSSVNYKDALAGTGKGRILRRFPLVGGIDVAGTVVASTDPAFREGDAVLATGCGLGESRDGGYSQYVRLAASAVIAQPPGLTPREAMVLGTAGFTAALALLRLQDNRQTPGLGPLAVTGASGGVGALAVDIFSRAGYTVHAISGKPAQADFLRGIGAAEVLPREALADTSPLQTARFGGGLDNAGGPMLASLLAQTVPYGSVVSAGLAASPALEMTVMPFILRGVSLLGVSSANAPRALREAVWERLADAWKPRHLDSICTREVGLAELPDVFDTLLAGGGLGRTVVRIG, via the coding sequence ATGGCCATTCCCGCCCAGTTCACCGCCTTCCGCATCGAAAACGACGAGGCCGGCTACCGCAGCGGCCTGGTCCAGCTGGGGCTGGACGCGCTGAACCCCGGTGAAGTGGTGATCCGCGCCCAGTGGTCCTCGGTGAACTACAAGGACGCGCTGGCCGGCACCGGCAAGGGCCGCATCCTGCGCCGCTTCCCGCTGGTGGGCGGCATCGACGTGGCCGGCACCGTGGTGGCCTCCACCGATCCGGCCTTCCGCGAGGGCGATGCGGTGCTGGCCACCGGCTGCGGGCTGGGGGAAAGCCGTGACGGCGGCTACAGCCAGTACGTGCGCCTGGCCGCCAGCGCGGTCATTGCGCAGCCGCCCGGGTTGACCCCGCGCGAAGCCATGGTGCTGGGTACGGCCGGCTTCACGGCGGCACTGGCCCTGCTGCGCCTGCAGGACAACCGCCAGACCCCGGGCCTGGGCCCGCTGGCGGTCACCGGCGCCAGCGGCGGGGTGGGCGCGCTGGCCGTGGACATCTTCAGCCGCGCCGGCTACACGGTGCACGCGATCAGCGGCAAACCGGCCCAGGCCGATTTCCTGCGCGGCATCGGTGCGGCCGAGGTCCTGCCGCGCGAGGCCCTGGCCGATACCAGCCCGCTGCAGACGGCCCGTTTCGGGGGCGGCCTGGACAACGCCGGCGGGCCGATGCTGGCCAGCCTGCTGGCACAGACGGTGCCTTATGGCAGCGTGGTCAGCGCCGGCCTGGCCGCCAGCCCGGCGCTGGAGATGACCGTGATGCCCTTCATCCTGCGCGGTGTGTCGCTTCTGGGCGTGTCGTCGGCCAACGCACCGCGCGCCCTGCGCGAGGCCGTCTGGGAACGCCTGGCCGATGCGTGGAAGCCACGCCACCTGGACAGCATCTGTACCCGGGAGGTCGGGCTGGCAGAGCTGCCGGACGTTTTCGACACGCTGCTGGCCGGTGGTGGGCTGGGACGCACAGTGGTGCGGATCGGCTGA
- a CDS encoding adenylosuccinate synthase — MGQSVVVLGAQWGDEGKGKIVDLLTEEIGAVVRFQGGHNAGHTLVINGKKTVLHLIPSGILRDDALCLIGNGVVISPAALQKEIAELEASGVEVRSRLKISPAAPLIMPYHIALDQARERAAGGKAIGTTGRGIGPAYEDKVARRGIRIADLHYPKQLEELLRTALDYHNFVLTKYLGTEAVDFQKTFDEALAFGEYVQPMKSDVAGILHDLRKQGKRVLFEGAQGALLDIDHGTYPYVTSSNTTVGGALAGTGVGADSIDYVLGIAKAYATRVGGGPFPTELDDEIGQGIRDRGAEYGASTGRPRRCGWMDIVALKRAVAINGISGLCITKLDVLDGMEKLKVCIAYEYNGKRTEYAPLDAQGWEDCTPVYLEFPGWNENTHGITNWDDLPPAARAYLRSLEELAGCPISIVSTGPDRDHTMVLQDPFA; from the coding sequence ATGGGTCAGTCTGTCGTAGTGTTGGGTGCCCAGTGGGGCGATGAAGGCAAGGGCAAGATCGTCGATCTGCTCACGGAGGAAATCGGCGCCGTCGTGCGCTTCCAGGGCGGCCACAATGCCGGCCACACCCTGGTCATCAACGGCAAGAAGACCGTCCTGCACCTGATCCCGTCGGGCATCCTGCGTGACGATGCGCTGTGCCTGATCGGCAACGGCGTGGTGATCTCGCCGGCCGCGCTGCAGAAGGAAATCGCCGAGCTGGAAGCCTCCGGCGTGGAAGTGCGTTCGCGCCTGAAGATCTCCCCGGCCGCGCCGCTGATCATGCCGTACCACATCGCCCTGGACCAGGCGCGCGAACGCGCTGCCGGCGGCAAGGCGATCGGCACCACCGGCCGTGGCATCGGCCCGGCCTACGAAGACAAGGTGGCGCGCCGCGGCATCCGCATCGCCGACCTGCATTACCCCAAGCAGCTGGAAGAACTGCTGCGCACCGCGCTGGACTACCACAACTTCGTGCTGACCAAGTACCTGGGCACCGAAGCGGTCGATTTCCAGAAGACCTTCGACGAGGCGCTGGCCTTCGGCGAATACGTGCAGCCGATGAAGTCCGATGTGGCCGGCATCCTGCATGACCTGCGCAAGCAGGGCAAGCGCGTGCTGTTCGAAGGCGCGCAGGGCGCGCTGCTGGACATCGACCACGGCACCTACCCGTACGTCACCAGCTCCAACACCACCGTCGGTGGCGCGCTGGCCGGTACCGGCGTCGGCGCCGATTCGATCGACTACGTGCTGGGCATCGCCAAGGCCTACGCCACCCGCGTCGGCGGCGGCCCGTTCCCGACCGAACTGGACGATGAAATCGGCCAGGGCATCCGTGACCGCGGCGCCGAATACGGTGCCTCCACCGGCCGCCCGCGTCGCTGCGGCTGGATGGACATCGTCGCGCTCAAGCGCGCCGTGGCCATCAACGGCATCAGCGGCCTGTGCATCACCAAGCTGGACGTGCTCGACGGCATGGAAAAGCTGAAGGTCTGCATCGCCTACGAATACAACGGCAAGCGTACCGAGTACGCGCCGCTGGACGCGCAGGGCTGGGAAGACTGCACCCCGGTGTACCTGGAATTCCCGGGCTGGAACGAGAACACCCACGGCATCACCAACTGGGACGACCTGCCGCCGGCCGCGCGCGCCTACCTGCGTTCGCTGGAAGAGCTGGCCGGTTGCCCGATCAGCATCGTCTCCACCGGCCCGGACCGCGACCACACCATGGTCCTGCAGGACCCGTTCGCCTGA
- a CDS encoding DnaJ C-terminal domain-containing protein: MEFKDYYATLGVEPGAGDAEIKTAYRRLARKYHPDVSKEAGAEDKFKAVNEAYEALRDPEKRAAYDQLRAQGYRPGDDFNVPPNFGGGGFNFEEVFGGGGGANGGFSDFFESLFARQRGAQGGPGFSSGGHAPNRDTRAKLSVPLEAAYKGDSLRITVNGKQLDVRVPKGIRPGQVIRLSGQGQNGGNLLLEVEYAAHPQFDVDGRNILHALQVTPWQAALGTSISVPTLGGAVELKIPAGAEAGRKLRLRGRGLPGSPDGDQIVELEIIAPPATDEAQKKAYRNLAKAFGETI; the protein is encoded by the coding sequence ATGGAATTCAAGGATTACTACGCCACCCTGGGGGTGGAACCGGGTGCGGGCGACGCCGAGATCAAGACGGCCTACCGCCGGCTGGCGCGCAAGTACCACCCCGACGTCAGCAAGGAAGCCGGCGCCGAGGACAAGTTCAAGGCGGTCAATGAAGCCTATGAGGCGCTGCGCGACCCGGAAAAGCGGGCCGCCTATGACCAGCTGCGTGCGCAGGGCTACCGTCCGGGCGACGATTTCAACGTGCCGCCGAACTTCGGTGGCGGCGGCTTCAACTTCGAGGAAGTGTTCGGCGGCGGTGGCGGTGCCAACGGCGGCTTCAGTGATTTCTTCGAAAGCCTGTTCGCGCGCCAGCGTGGTGCGCAGGGCGGCCCCGGCTTCAGCAGTGGTGGCCACGCCCCCAACCGCGATACGCGCGCCAAGTTGTCGGTGCCGCTGGAGGCCGCCTACAAGGGCGACAGTCTGCGCATCACGGTCAATGGCAAGCAGCTGGATGTGCGGGTGCCCAAGGGCATCCGCCCGGGGCAGGTGATCCGCCTGAGTGGGCAGGGGCAGAACGGCGGCAACCTGCTGCTGGAAGTGGAATATGCCGCGCACCCGCAGTTCGACGTGGATGGCCGCAACATCCTGCATGCCCTGCAGGTCACCCCCTGGCAGGCCGCGCTGGGCACCAGCATCAGCGTGCCGACGCTGGGGGGCGCGGTGGAACTGAAGATCCCCGCCGGCGCCGAGGCCGGGCGCAAGCTGCGCCTGCGAGGGCGTGGCCTGCCGGGCAGCCCGGACGGTGACCAGATCGTTGAACTGGAAATCATCGCCCCGCCGGCCACCGACGAGGCGCAGAAGAAGGCCTACCGGAACCTGGCCAAGGCCTTTGGCGAAACGATCTGA
- a CDS encoding methyl-accepting chemotaxis protein — protein sequence MNYLRNVRVSWRLGLGFGLLLLLVAGVVATAATASIAQKQAMQQVVEVGVAKVRLLSQMLDANNQMMVVRREMLIRQGDHLQDDEARIEALVARYEGSWKAYQALPADAGGKAAAQAIAEARATARPLNKQTSQLMAANDYAGAIALTLGPVQAAANAWNKALSDGVAFEEAQSRSAAAAAIALGERTLVQLLVLGAIALLVGVAASVLIARSLTAPLARAVQLAGRMARGELEQDFHLGGRDELSRLGEAMASVRDNVQATIGAQLQMAEQHDAGAIRHRMQADAFPGDFGRMVRATNALVDSHVQVQFHLAEVMQGYAVGDLSRDLQDYPGEKAVLTRTMASVKGSLQAVNAQIEALAQAASAGDFSMRGDEAAFQFQFRAMVAHLNGMMAGAQASIADVSDVLQAIADGDLTARMAGRYQGVFARMAADANRTSAQLTGIVQGIQQAAGSIDSAAQELAAGNADLSRRTEQQAANLEEAAASMEELTSTVRQNAELAFQADREAHAAGEAVRATEQAIGQMATVMREIDQSSARIADITTVIDGIAFQTNILALNAAVEAARAGENGRGFAVVASEVRTLAQRAGTAAKEIKALIEEASGKVQSGLGVTVQSEAAIARLAQASARTNQLMSDIAAATKEQAAGIEQVNQVVVQMDQVTQQNAALVEEATAASRALEEQAQALTTSVAVFTVAQAAPRPVAARAA from the coding sequence ATGAATTACTTGAGGAATGTCAGGGTGTCCTGGCGTCTTGGGCTGGGCTTTGGCCTGCTGTTGCTGCTGGTGGCCGGCGTCGTCGCCACCGCCGCCACGGCCAGCATCGCGCAGAAGCAGGCCATGCAGCAGGTCGTCGAGGTTGGCGTGGCCAAGGTGCGCCTGCTGTCGCAGATGCTCGATGCCAACAACCAGATGATGGTCGTGCGCCGCGAAATGCTGATCCGCCAGGGCGACCACCTGCAGGACGACGAGGCGCGCATCGAGGCGCTGGTGGCGCGCTATGAGGGCAGCTGGAAGGCCTACCAGGCGCTGCCGGCCGATGCCGGTGGCAAGGCCGCCGCGCAGGCCATCGCCGAGGCGCGCGCCACGGCGCGCCCGTTGAACAAGCAGACCAGCCAGCTGATGGCGGCCAATGATTACGCCGGTGCCATCGCACTGACGCTTGGGCCGGTGCAGGCCGCGGCCAATGCCTGGAACAAGGCGCTGTCCGATGGCGTTGCCTTCGAGGAAGCGCAGAGCCGCAGCGCCGCGGCGGCGGCCATCGCCCTCGGTGAGCGCACCTTGGTGCAGCTGCTGGTACTGGGGGCCATCGCACTGCTGGTGGGGGTGGCCGCATCGGTGCTGATCGCCCGCAGCCTGACCGCACCGCTGGCACGGGCGGTGCAGCTGGCCGGGCGCATGGCCCGGGGCGAGCTGGAGCAGGACTTCCATCTCGGTGGCCGCGACGAGCTGAGCCGCCTGGGTGAAGCCATGGCCAGCGTGCGTGACAACGTGCAGGCCACCATCGGCGCACAGCTGCAGATGGCCGAACAGCACGATGCCGGCGCGATCCGCCACCGGATGCAGGCCGATGCGTTCCCGGGCGATTTCGGTCGCATGGTGCGCGCCACCAACGCGCTGGTCGATTCACACGTGCAGGTGCAGTTCCACCTGGCGGAGGTGATGCAAGGTTATGCGGTGGGCGATCTCAGCCGCGACCTGCAGGATTACCCCGGTGAGAAGGCGGTGCTGACCCGCACCATGGCCTCGGTGAAAGGCAGCCTGCAGGCGGTCAACGCGCAGATTGAAGCACTGGCGCAGGCGGCCAGCGCAGGTGATTTCAGCATGCGCGGCGACGAGGCGGCCTTCCAGTTCCAGTTCCGCGCGATGGTGGCCCATCTCAACGGCATGATGGCCGGGGCGCAGGCCAGCATCGCCGATGTATCCGACGTGCTGCAGGCCATCGCCGATGGTGACCTGACCGCGCGCATGGCCGGCCGGTACCAGGGCGTATTCGCGCGCATGGCGGCCGATGCCAACCGCACCAGCGCGCAGCTGACCGGCATCGTGCAGGGCATCCAGCAGGCGGCCGGCAGCATCGACAGCGCCGCCCAGGAGCTGGCAGCCGGCAACGCCGACCTGTCGCGCCGTACCGAACAGCAGGCGGCCAATCTGGAAGAGGCGGCGGCCTCGATGGAAGAGCTGACCTCCACCGTGCGCCAGAACGCCGAGCTGGCGTTCCAGGCGGACCGTGAAGCGCATGCGGCCGGCGAGGCCGTGCGTGCGACCGAGCAGGCGATCGGGCAGATGGCCACGGTGATGCGCGAGATCGATCAGTCCTCGGCACGCATTGCCGACATCACCACGGTGATCGATGGCATCGCCTTCCAGACCAACATCCTGGCGCTCAATGCCGCGGTGGAAGCCGCACGTGCGGGCGAGAACGGCCGTGGCTTCGCGGTGGTGGCCAGCGAGGTGCGCACGTTGGCGCAGCGCGCCGGCACCGCCGCCAAGGAGATCAAGGCGCTGATCGAGGAGGCCAGCGGCAAGGTACAGTCCGGCCTGGGCGTCACCGTGCAGTCCGAGGCGGCCATCGCCCGCCTGGCCCAGGCCAGTGCACGCACCAACCAGCTGATGAGCGACATCGCCGCCGCCACCAAGGAACAGGCGGCCGGCATCGAGCAGGTCAACCAGGTGGTGGTGCAGATGGACCAGGTGACCCAGCAGAATGCCGCGCTGGTGGAGGAGGCCACGGCCGCCAGCCGTGCGCTGGAGGAACAGGCGCAGGCGTTGACCACCTCGGTGGCGGTGTTCACCGTGGCCCAGGCCGCTCCACGCCCGGTGGCTGCCCGGGCGGCTTGA
- the hflK gene encoding FtsH protease activity modulator HflK has translation MAWNTPGGNKGGQGPDENRRGPFKPRGGGSGGGWGGLPGPLKDLFDGGILRWVAVAVVLLVLFSSFQLVGEQQRGVVLRFGQFSRILQPGPNFKLPWPIESVTKVNATEIKTFSIQVPVLTRDENIVNVSLNVQYRIDDPRQYLFGTVDGDQVLEQSAQSAVREEVGRADLNSVLNNRGPLAVAAEERLQALLRAFRTGLTVTGLTLPDARPPEEVKPAFDEVNGAQQVKERLINEAQAYAAKVVPEARGQAARSRTTAEGYKQAVVAKAEGDAERFSLLQGQYKDAPEVTRKRLWLETVQQVLSENRKVIGGDGRQLIYVPMTGDTRGSTSAPASVPNPDVVLPSLPGTSAAEQSRDPGRPTGRPAGRPAGREEGSR, from the coding sequence ATGGCCTGGAATACACCCGGCGGCAACAAGGGCGGACAAGGCCCCGACGAGAATCGACGCGGGCCGTTCAAGCCGCGTGGTGGCGGCAGCGGCGGCGGCTGGGGCGGACTGCCCGGCCCCCTGAAGGACCTGTTCGATGGAGGCATCCTGCGCTGGGTCGCAGTGGCGGTGGTGCTGCTGGTGCTGTTCTCCAGCTTCCAGCTGGTCGGCGAACAGCAGCGGGGCGTGGTCCTGCGCTTCGGCCAGTTCTCGCGCATCCTGCAGCCGGGCCCGAACTTCAAGCTGCCCTGGCCGATCGAATCGGTCACCAAGGTCAACGCCACCGAGATCAAGACCTTCTCGATCCAGGTGCCGGTGCTGACCCGCGACGAGAACATCGTCAACGTCTCGCTGAACGTGCAGTACCGCATCGATGACCCGCGCCAGTACCTGTTCGGTACGGTCGATGGCGACCAGGTGCTGGAACAGTCCGCGCAGAGCGCGGTGCGCGAGGAAGTCGGCCGCGCCGACCTCAACAGCGTGCTGAACAACCGTGGCCCGCTGGCCGTGGCCGCCGAGGAGCGCCTGCAGGCGCTGCTGCGTGCGTTCCGTACCGGCCTGACCGTGACCGGCCTGACCCTGCCCGACGCCCGCCCGCCGGAAGAGGTGAAGCCGGCCTTCGACGAGGTCAACGGCGCCCAGCAGGTCAAGGAACGCCTGATCAACGAGGCCCAGGCCTACGCCGCCAAGGTGGTGCCGGAAGCCCGCGGCCAGGCCGCCCGTTCGCGCACCACCGCCGAAGGCTACAAGCAGGCCGTGGTCGCCAAGGCCGAAGGTGATGCCGAACGCTTCAGCCTGCTGCAGGGCCAGTACAAGGATGCCCCCGAGGTCACCCGCAAGCGCCTGTGGCTGGAAACCGTGCAGCAGGTGCTGTCGGAGAACCGCAAGGTCATTGGTGGCGATGGCCGCCAGCTGATCTACGTGCCGATGACCGGCGATACCCGAGGCAGCACCTCCGCGCCGGCCAGCGTGCCGAACCCGGACGTGGTGCTCCCGTCGCTGCCGGGTACCTCGGCAGCGGAACAATCCCGCGACCCGGGCCGGCCCACCGGCCGCCCGGCGGGTCGTCCGGCCGGCCGTGAGGAGGGCAGCCGATGA
- a CDS encoding DUF4062 domain-containing protein — protein sequence MTRLRAFISSTMEDLANERRAVVRRLSDLGIEPVNAENISPSGQSSWERIKQEIETCQIVILILGERYGWVPPEDANGKSVTHLEYDYSRSKGKIILPFQKKLKYGAERDTDRDSFRREVADWQDGMFRQEFELADDLSELVRKAIIDLFNTTLLNTLADRASRTPAPIPARIAPPSTGPSAAASRGEGVLIAGAGMSLPAGMPAASLLVDILSDELWNQELPRSDRFNFSDVAEYYVFRFGKQKLVDRLVTLMKALGRPRPTSAHLKAVTHFSAIITTNYDSLFEEACKLQGVPYVTLLPGAPIPETGNHLAIYKMIGSLESPESLRLTQQETFDDAKSELVSMARELVTNNPVTIIGHALRDGFMPEILMHRTQAHNGILVTPFENPLDDILLNRFKLTKVNKTADDFMARLQRPAQALA from the coding sequence ATGACCAGACTTCGAGCCTTCATCAGCAGCACCATGGAAGATCTTGCCAATGAGAGAAGGGCGGTTGTCAGGCGCCTTTCCGATCTGGGCATTGAACCTGTCAACGCCGAGAACATCAGCCCATCCGGGCAGAGCAGCTGGGAACGGATCAAGCAGGAAATCGAAACATGCCAGATCGTCATCCTCATCCTGGGTGAAAGGTATGGCTGGGTACCTCCCGAAGATGCAAATGGAAAGTCGGTCACTCACCTCGAGTACGATTATTCAAGAAGCAAAGGGAAGATCATTCTTCCTTTTCAGAAGAAGCTGAAGTACGGCGCAGAGCGTGACACTGATCGAGACAGTTTCCGGCGCGAGGTTGCCGACTGGCAGGACGGCATGTTCCGTCAGGAATTCGAATTGGCCGACGACCTGTCCGAGCTTGTCCGCAAGGCCATCATCGACCTGTTCAACACCACGTTGTTGAATACCCTTGCAGACCGTGCATCCAGAACGCCCGCCCCCATCCCCGCCCGCATCGCCCCGCCCTCCACTGGCCCCAGCGCTGCAGCTTCACGGGGCGAGGGCGTACTCATTGCAGGCGCCGGAATGTCACTACCTGCGGGAATGCCTGCGGCATCGCTTCTTGTAGACATTCTCAGCGATGAACTGTGGAACCAGGAACTTCCCCGCTCCGACCGCTTCAACTTCAGCGACGTCGCTGAGTACTACGTCTTCAGGTTCGGAAAGCAGAAACTTGTTGATCGCCTCGTCACTTTGATGAAAGCCCTGGGAAGGCCTCGGCCAACCTCCGCCCACCTGAAAGCAGTAACGCATTTCAGCGCCATCATCACGACAAACTATGACTCGCTGTTCGAGGAGGCCTGCAAGCTGCAGGGCGTCCCGTACGTCACCCTGCTTCCTGGCGCACCAATCCCTGAAACAGGAAACCATCTTGCCATCTACAAGATGATAGGAAGCCTGGAAAGCCCGGAATCACTCCGGTTGACGCAGCAGGAAACGTTCGATGACGCAAAATCCGAGCTGGTTTCCATGGCCCGCGAACTTGTCACGAACAATCCGGTCACCATCATCGGACATGCCCTTCGCGATGGATTCATGCCTGAAATCCTCATGCACAGGACGCAAGCCCACAACGGCATCCTGGTCACCCCCTTCGAGAATCCCCTGGATGACATCCTGCTCAACCGGTTCAAGCTCACCAAGGTGAACAAGACCGCCGATGACTTCATGGCCAGACTGCAGCGCCCGGCCCAAGCCTTGGCGTAA